The window GAAATGGTTCACTAAGTAATAGTACTATGGACAATCTTATAAATTCACCTGCCTTCTCGATCTGGTACACGATAGGGTGCTGGCCTGCTGCGTTTGATTATAATTGTATAGCAGAACATTGGATAAATAATCCAAATGGTGGTGGAGTTGCTTTTATTGGTAATTCGAGGTATGGATGGGGAAGCCCGGGAAATCCCCTTTATGGTTATTCTGATACCTTCGATCAGGAGTTCTTTAAACAACTTTTCCAGGAAGGGATCCAGAATATTGGTATGACCATGGGACTTGCAAAGTCTGTTTATGTACCATTTTCGAGGAATGAGAATGTGTTCCGCTGGTGTGAGTATGAGATTAATCTCCTCGGTGAACCGGAGATGAATATCTGGACTGATGTGCCTGAGATACTGACAGTAACCTATCCTGATAGTGTTACGATTGGCACCTGCGATGTACAGGTTAGTGTGTATGACGGAGTTCAACCTATGCACAATGCGCTTGTGTGTTTCATGCAGGGCGATGATGTCTATCAGACCGGTTACACAAATCTGCAAGGAAGTGTAAATCTTACAATTACAACCGGTACTATTCTTGATGACCTTCTATTGACAGTAACTGCACAGAATTTCTTGCCCTATCAGGATACAATAAAAATTATTTCAGACCAGCCGTATGTTCTGATAGATTCCTATACTACCAACAATTCTATTGACGGTTATGTTGTACCTGGTGCAACAATCTCGGTGGATGCAGGTTTTCATAACTTCGGGCAGATGCCTGCTGATAACCTTGAATGTATTTTGCAATCGAATAGTGATCTTATTACTTTTATAGATAATACCCATTCGATCGCGCATATCGATCCTAAAACAGCACTATTCCAGGAAAATATTTTTTCCTTTACTGTATCATCAGATATTGAGAATGAAGAGGTTGTAGAACTTTCATATACTATCTCTGACAACTCTAAAGCACTATGGGTTGGTACGTTACCAATAACAGGTGCAATGCCGATATTTGAATATATTTATCATCAGGTTGATGATTCAGTTAATGGAAATGGAAACAATATTCCAGAACCGAGTGAGCAGATTGATATCGAGCTTATCGTAAAAAACACAGGACTTTCTCAATCATTCGATACACAACTTTCTCTTTCCTCGAATAGCCCGTGTGTGAATATACCCTATTGCATCTGGGATGTTGGCGATGTGCCTGCAGGACAGTGTACAGAAAGCACAGTTACATTAATGATAAACAGTTCTTGCATTCCACCTGAATTTGCAGATATAGAACTCGCGTTTATAGATAGTCTGGGATTTACATGTGTCGATTCATTTACCCTCACAATTGGGGAAACAGGATTCTCCGATGATGTGGAATCCGGAGATGATAAATGGACACATTGGGGGATCGAAGACCTCTGGCATCTTACAGAACGGAAATCAGTTTCAGGCACCTATAGCTGGTATTGCGGGATCGAAGATTCTGTCTATTATCCCGATGATGTCGACGAAACACTCGAATCCATACCTTTTACGATCGGAACCAGTCCTGCACTATCATTCTGGAGCTGGAATGAATTTACAAATTACGGTGTGGATGGATTTTACGTTGAGATATTTAACGGCACAGATTGGATTATTCTTGATTTCATTGGAAGCGGGGGAGCGCTGCCTGTGCTCACGACAAAAAATGGATGGCTCGAATATATCTATGATCTTTCAAATATTCCTCCAGGAACCGAATCTAAAATCCGTTTTAAGTTCATAAGCGATGATGAAGATGTTGCTGAGGGTGTGTATGTCGATGATGTTATTGTATATACGGATGACTGTCCTATACATGTTGATTTCATTGCAGATAAATTCTATGGTAAAGAGCCGGTAACAGTTAATTTCTACGATCATACTTATACAGAAACCGGTCCAATAACTTCGTGGAATTGGGATTTCGGTGATGGTGAGTTTTCGAATGAAATGAACCCTCAACATGTCTTCAACGAAGATGGACTTTTTGCGATAACATTACAGGTTTCCGATCAGTTTGGAATATATTCCTCGACAATGAAAGCAGATTTTATTCACGTTCGACCGGATACGACAAAGACAGTATATGTTAATCAAGATGGGACCGGTGATTTCACAAACCTTTCAGAAGCATTTGATGCACTTAATGCTGGTGATAGTATTATTGTAGCAGATGGAATATATGGCGGTGTACTGAATACAGATCTGGTCATTCCAAACAATAATATCACAATTTGTTCAGAAAACGGATATGAAAACTGTATCATCGATGGGGGAGATGCTCAGACGGCATTCATGTGCGGTTTTAAAGAAGGTATCACGATTGCAGGTTTGACCTTCTCTTCATGCTCACACAGCAGCTACGGTGGAGCGCTCAGCACGAACGGTTCAGTAACAATTTTGGATTGTTATTTTGATGAATGCTCTTCAGATTTGGATGGAGGTGCGATGTGGTCTGTGGGCGGGACATCACTGCAGATTGAAAATTGTATATTTGAAAATTGCAATGCTGACAATGGGGGCGCAGTATATATTGAACTTCTCGAACAAGTTGCATTGCATAATAATGAGTTCTCATCGTGTCAGAGTAATGACGATTCAGGAGGAGCACTCTATATGAATGTCATCAATACCCTTGATATCAATTCTTGTGATTTTAATCAATGCAGTGCTCTAACTCCGGGTGAAGGTGGTGCAATCCTCACAAAAGACGTATATGCAATGCAGATAAAAAAATCCCATTTCAGCGAATGCGAATCTGTTATTAGCGGAGGAGCTTTGCAAACCGAAGATTGCCAAGACGTTTTGATCGATTCATGCTCTTTCATGTATAATGAATCGGCAAGCGGTGGTGCGATCAAATTCGAGGATTCTTCTGTAGATATTACGCATTGTGAATTTGGTTTTAATGATGCGACCATCGGTGCAGGATGTTACATTGTAGGCGGTTGCTTGGTCATGATAGATAACAGTCTCTTTTATGAAAATTCGAGTACAAACATTCAGTCAAAAGGTGGCGCATTGTATGTAAATGATTGTATTGTTGCAGTAATAAATTCTACGATTGCGAATAATAGCGTGAATACTCAGGCTGGTGGGATCAGTCATCTCGGTACTCGCGGGATGTCGATATACAATACGATATTATGGGACAATCATCCACTCAATATATGGGCTGTTGACTCAACAAAGATAAATATAGCATTTTCAGATATGACGACTCCATGGACCGGGACAGGCAATATATCACAAGATCCATTATTTCAAAACATTTCATCACAGAATTATCATCTTAATGAACTCTCTCCTTGTATCGATACGGGTAATAATAGTTTTGTGCAAGCAGAAACCGATCTTGATGCACATATGAGGATTTGGGATGGCTCTGGCATTGGTGAAGCAATCGTCGATATGGGATGCTATGAATATGGGTCACCAATTTATGATATCGATCCTCAAATCCCTGACCAGACAACAGCATTCCTGTTAAAAAGTTTCCCAAATCCGTTTAAGGCTCAAACTCAGATAAGCTTTTACGTACCTCAGTTGGAGCAATGTTCAATTGAAATCTATAATATCAAAGGACAGAAGGTTGCCACTGTACTCGATGAAGAAAAAGCAGCTGGACTTCACACGACAAGCTGGGATGGTAAAAATTATCAAAACAGAGAAGTAGCAAACGGAATATATTTCTATGTATTAAATGCAGGGAACAAAAGAGAAGTAAAAAAACTCATTTTGATGAGATAAAGAATAGCAACAATTATATTTATAGGGGCTGAATATATTCAGCCCCTATTATATCAAAAGAATATGTTTAATCCAAATACACACCCACACCAACGATAAGAGTTTCACCATCAACTTCTACCTGTTTTATATATGATGATTTTTCTGATACCTTGTCTTCACCGGGTTTATTCCAAAAATAATCTACCCATCCGCATCCCTTTTCATTTCCAACTTCAATCATTTCTCGTATGAAATATTTACCTTCTTCATCCTGAGTATCATAAAGATTTGTTCCATCAAGTTCAGGATGCACGAGCAATGTTCCTTCATTATCGAGGACAAAAACATAATTATCGTTGAAAATAAATTCGGAAGTTGGATCTCTTAATTCATCAAAAGCTGCTATACCTTCTCCTTCAATCATATCAGCTGCTTCGTTCACTTGATCCACAACAAATGCTCGTTCCATTTTCATGTTGTAAAGACCGCATCCGACAATGTATTTTATTCCAGAAGGTGCGACTGCTGAACAAACATAGGTTGTTTTCCAGGTTGGATCGTATTGATCTTCATCCTGACCGGGAACCTTCCATAAATAATACGACCATCCTGCGCTGTCACCGTTTGCTACTTCGCGAATAAACCATTTGATAAAAGGTTTTCCATTTACGTCAGTTAGTTCCATTACATTGGTGCCGACTAACGCAGCATTCGCATGAGCATATACCATTCCTTCAGGATCGATAGTGAAGATGTACTTATCATCGTGACGCCATTTGGAATCCTGTACTGCAAAATCGGTAAATGCATCTTCGCCTTTTTCTTCGATCAATGCAGCGGCATCATTCACGAGCTGTACTAACTGTTGTGTTTCTTCATACTGATATTCTGCATCTTGAGCATACAACGCAACACTAAAAATGAGAATACTTATTAAAATACAAAATGATCGTATAAACTGTATGAAGTTCTTTTGTTTTTTCATTTTTGCTCCTAGCTTTATATTTTGATAATTCTCAGAAATTAGGGAATTCAAGATATTATCCGTCAATATTTATATATCTTACTATTTTCGATTGGCTAAAATGATATTTATGTTATGACAGATTCAATGGAAAACTTGTGACTCAAAAAATAATATTTTGTGATGGCTGAACATGTTCAGCCACTTCTTCATTGGTCATTGGATATTGAGTATTGGATATTGTTTTTCCTTGACGCAAAATTGAAGCATTTGCTCCTTTACAATAAATGAATATTATCCAACAGGAGGTCTGATGATCATTATTCATGACCTGAAAAAGGTCTTTGAAAACAAAAAGAAGGGATCAGTCTCGTACAAGGAAGCTCTTAAGGGTATCAGCTTTGTATGCAAACCGGGTGAGATCTATGGTTTACTCGGTCCAAACGGTGCCGGTAAGACAACCACACTACGGTGTATATCGACACTCATTAAGCCAACGTCAGGTACAATTACAGTGAATGATTATGACGTACAGAAGGACGATAAGAGAGTCCGATCGATCATTGGTTTTTTGACGAGTGATATGAAACTCGACGGCTTCTTTACACCGGATTATATGATGGATTATTTTGGTCGCTTGAACAAGATGACTCCCGAAGCAATAGCAGAACGGAAAGAAGTTCTTGTAAAAGAGCTGCACATGGAGGAGTTCAGGTATAAGAAGATCGATAAGCTCTCTACCGGCATGAAACAGAAAACATCGATTGCAATCAGTCTTATTCATAATCCTGATGTCATTATTTTTGATGAGCCGACTAATGGTTTGGATGTCATCACAGCAAAAAATGTTACTGATTTCCTCATCAAATATGCTAAAGAAGGAAAGACTGTGCTGATATCCACTCATATTATGAGTGTAGCTGAACAGATCTGCGATAAGATCGGGATCCTCATCGATGGCTTGATAAAAGAAGATGGAACGCTTCAGGAGATCATAACTGAGAACAAAGCACGTAATCTCGAAGATGTGTTCTTTAAGTATCTGGAGGTGCAGGATGTTTAGTGATGCCTATATCATTATGAAGAAAGAGCTTAAACGGCTTTTTACAGATAAGAGAACAGTATTCTTTATGGTTGTTCTTCCACTGCTCATGCTTCCGCTTTTATACACAGTTATGGGCAAAATCAGCCAGTCTCGTTCAAAGGATATACGAACGTATCATGGCTCGATTTTTATTGTTCCATTAGAGCAGAAAGAGTCACCGATTTACCAGGAGTTTGTAAGTATAATCGATGAACAGATCAATGCAAAGATCAATGAGATTTCCGAATCGGATATTCAGTTCGCTAAAGACCTTATTACAGAGAAAGAGGCACAACTGCTTATTACTTTTCCTGATGACATGGACTTTGCTTTTGATGCGATTCAGCCTTTTGATATCCACATATATTACAATGGAGCGTCTGATTATTCCAGCTATTTCTATCGCAGGACACAGGATGCAATAGCTTCTCTGGCAGATTCTCTTATTATTGTGAGACTGGAAACACTTAATATTCCTACTGAGATACTTACACCAGTTACTGCAAATCGAACCATTGAACCCACAGAAGTAAATCTTGCAAAAAAGGGAAGTGAGGTTGGAAAAGCATTTGGAGTTCTGCTTCCTTTCATCATCATTCTATACCTTTTTGTAAGTTCAATGCAGGTAGGTATCGATACGGTCTCTGGTGAAAAGGAACGCGGTACACTTGCAATTTTACTCGTAAACCAGGTTGGCCGGGCATCGATCATTCTCGGGAAACTGCTGGCAGTTGTATGTGCATCATTTGCAAGTGCTCTGAGTTCTGTTGTTGGTTTGATGATTGCTGGAAGATATTTCTTGAAAGATCTGTTCCGTTCATCTGCAGAAATGTCTGATTTCGTTCTTGGTGCCGGACAGATATTACAACTGGCTGTACTGCTCATACCAGTCGCAATTTTACTTGTCTCTTTGGTTTTGATCTGTGCAACCTATGCCCGTAATTCAAAAGAAGCTGCCGGATTAGTTATGCCGTTATATATGCTTGTACTGATACTGAGTATCGGTTCGAGTTCGATGGGAGAGACAGTACCCGTTTGGATGCATTATGCTCCAATTATCAACACAGTCGTAGCAATGAAATCCATATTCATCAAAGCATCTACATGGGGTGATGTTTTTATCGCTGCAATTTCGAGCTTGATATTTGCTGGAATACTTATTTATTTCATGCTCAAAATGTTCAAAAATGAAAAGATATTATTTAGGATTTGAGGAGTTTTCATGATCGAGAAAAATATATCAAAATATAACAAATTATTTTCTGAATATACCGAACTACGTGTTCAGGAAAACAGGAATTGTTCAATATCGGTTGTCAATGGTGACATCATGGGCAACAATAAGAGTTCTGAAAGTGGTGTTTCTGCTCGTGTCTACAAAAAAGGCGTTTGGGGATTTTCATCAAACCCGACAATTTCTGATGAAACCGTAAAAGATGTTATACAAGCAGCTACAGAAAATGCGTTGTACCTTAACGATAGGGAACGCAAAAATAAAGAACCCCTTCCCAAAACGATCGGTACTGCTGAGAAAGATTTCATGACCGATAAGCAGAGAAAAACGCAGAAAGAGATGATCGATTTTCTGAAAGAAGTGGATGATCATATCGGAAAAACGTATAGCGATCTGACTGCAAGAACGACAATGTATAGATGTCTTGAAATGGAAAAAGCATTACTAACGTCTGAAGGTTCCCATTCGTATTCTATGATACCGAGGTCGATCATTTATATTGTAATGAGTTTGGTCAAAGATGGTCAACCTTTCGAGTTGTATGAAGTTCATGGTGGATTCGGGCAGTTTGAAGATATTTTTGATAAACCAGATGATATCTTCGAGAAATTACAGATCCAGTATGATCATTTGAAGAAAAAATCTGAAGGAGTGTATGCAAAAGCAGGTGTTGCAGATTGTATCTTTGCCCCTGATCTTGCAGGAATTCTCTCACATGAAGCAATCGGGCATACCGTGGAAGCTGATATTGTTCTCGGTGGTTCTGTTGCAGCAGATTATCTGAATAAACAGGTAGCGAATCCAAACCTGACAATGGTCGATTTTGCTAATACTGCTCTGGGGCAGATGTGTCCAATTCCTGTTTTTGTTGATGATGAAGGAACGAAGGCAGAGGATGCAGTCCTTATTGAGAACGGTATCTTAAAAACATTTATGCATAATAAAGAAAGTGCTCAGCACTTTGGCGTGAAACCGAATGGCAATGCTCGTGCATATACCTATTCTGATGAACCGATCATACGTATGAGAAATACTGCAATAGTCCCAGGTAAAGATAAACTCCAAGATATGATCGCATCGATCGATGATGGATATTATCTTATGCAGGCTTCGAACGGACAAGCAGATTCAACCAGTGAATTCATGTTCGGTATTGTTAAAGGGTATGAGATCAAAAATGGTAAACTCGGTCGTGCTTTAAAGGATACAACCATCTCTGGTGTAGCATTTGATATGCTCAAAACTATCTCTATGATCTCTGATGATATGGTCTGGTCATGTGGCGGCATGTGCGGAAAAAAACAGCTCATTCCTGTTGGTATGGGTGGTCCAGCAGTAAAATGCAAAGTGAACATTGGAGGTAAATAATGAAAACTGATAGAGAACTCGTTAAATATTGTATCGACCGCATGATGGCAAAAGGTGCTCAGAAAGCTCAGTGCTATCTCAAATTCAATAAAAAACACGAACTCAATGTCGATGCCGGAGAGATGACCCTCTTGAGAACGACCTTCGATACCAGTCTTATGCTTAAGGCAATTATCAATGATCAAAAAGGCGTTCTCAAACTCAATAAAAAAGATACCGAATCAATAGATAAAGCAGTTGACCAGGTGATCGAACTTGCTCAGTCCTCCCTGCCAGATACTGCAAATGATATTGCAGAAAAACAGCCTCCGAAAGAATTCACTGCAGGAAGAGAAAATCCGGACCTCGATCTTATGTATGACCGTTTGCATGATTTTGTTCTGTATGAAAAAGACCACTATCCGAAAACAGTAATAGAACAGGCGATCATCGATTTTACGCAATCGAATATACTTATCCAAAACTCAAATGGTGTTGATTTTGCAGGAAACAGAGGTGTCTATTCATTTTCGGTTATGTTCACATCAAAAGAAGGCGAGAAGGCATCATCGTTCAATTATTCGGGATGCTCAATGAAAGAGATCGACAAATCTCTGCATGAGTTTGCTTCTGTCGATGCGCTTCTCAAACAGTCCGGTGAGCAGATACATACTTCGGCTTTTCCGGGCAAAATGGTTTGTGATGTGATTATTACTCCGGACTGTCTTTCATCATTTATCCATTATATTACCGCGTATTTATCAGATTATTCTCTTATATCCGGAAGCTCCATCTATAAGGATAAACTGAATGAGAAGATTGCACATGAGATGTTCACCCTTCATTCATCACCCCGATCGCCGGAAATGGCAAAGAATTATTTCTTCACGACTGATGGTTATGAAGCACAAAACATGACGATTATTGATAAAGGGATACTTCGATCATTTCTTCTGTCACAATATGGTGCCAAAAAAACGGGAAAACCCAAAGCAGTAAACAGCGGTGGGTGCTACATTCTCGAACCTGGCACTGCATCATTTAATGAGATGGTTTCATCAATTGATAAAGGATTATTGTTATGCAGATTTTCCGGGGGCAATCCGAGTGATAATGGAGATTTTTCCGGAGTTGCCAAGAACAGTTATGTGATCGAAAATGGAAAAATAGAAAAACCGGTTGCTGAAACCATGGTTTCTGGAAACATTGCAGAGATAATCCAAAATATTGTAAATATATCGAAAGAAAGAATCGATTATGGGAGTGCCATGTACCCCTGGATGCAGGTGAAGGGGATCACTGTTTCAGGAAAATAAAAGGAGTAAGCTATGATTTCATATCAGCATACCCAACGGAGTAAAATATTGATGTATATCATCATCTTTGTACTGCTGTTCATGCTCTTTCTTATGTATATGTATGGATTCAACTGGATTGGAGCTGTGGTTATGGTCCTCATGATCTGTGCGCTGTATCTCTTCAATTCATTAACTGTGAATATCGATCAGGAAAAGGTAAAAGTTGCTTTTGGGTATGGTCTTATTAGGAAAATTATCTACCTAAGAATGATTCAATCTGCCGAAAAAGTAAGAAATAAATGGTTCTACGGATTTGGCATCAGACTCATTCCGGGTGGTCAAATGTGGAATGTTGCGGGATTTGATGCCATAGAACTTAAACTAAACAACGGAAGAGTTTTCCGCATCGGTACCGATGAGCCAGACAGACTTCTTGAAGCTATCCGATCTCAAATTGGAGTAAGTTATTTATCTCGAATTTCGTAGCAACTTTACACATCTAGGAGTATAATGAATGTACTGATTATTTATGCGCATCCTTATGAAGGAAGCTTTAATAAAGCGATACTTACCAATACGATCGAAGGGCTAAACCATGCTGGTCATCAGTATGAGCTTATTGATCTGAATGGAGAGGGATTCAATCCCGTTCTAACCCGTGAAGAGTTGGAAAAATATCCTGAGGGTGAGTATCTCGATCCCATGGTGGGGGAGTATCTCACAAAAATTAAAGCAGCTGACCATCTTGTGTTTATCTTTCCGATCTGGTGGGGAGGTGTGCCTGCAATCCTGAAAGGTTTCTTTGATAAAGTATTGTTAAAAAAACAAACATATGACTTCAAGGGAAAATGGCCCCAAGGGAAGCTGAAAGGAAAATCCGCGACTGTTATTTCAACAATGAATAGCCCGAAAATTTTCTATAATCTCATAGGAAAAGCACCTATAAAGCACACTGTGATAAATGGCAGCTTGAAGCTGTGTGGTATTAAACCAGTTAAGTGGATTGAGTTCTCAGAAGTATTATCAATCTCACAAATAAAACGGGAAGGAATGCTCGATAGGATTTTAGATTATTTTACGAATTTATAATTAATCAAAATTAACCTTGTGTGTCCCAAATAAATATGCCATTGAAAGTATTGAATTACATACACCAATTTGGCTTCTTCTCAGATGCCAATGGTCACTTATATCTCCAGTTGATGCATATAACCAAACACCGCTAGAATTCGATTCCATCGATTTTTTTATTTTTTGAGTAAATTCATGATCTTTTGCAGCGTCGTTACTCCCTTCTGTATGAAATACATACAGTGATGAATTATGAGTATGAGAATCATCCATAGCAGCGAAGGCAAAACCACCAAAATTCTGATGAAAACCATCCATCAGTTGTAATAATTCATCGATACTCTCAAATCCAAGTCCTTTTGCAAAACCATCTATTGAATTATCGAGATCCTGAACCTTTATTCTAAGGTCATCATAACTTATGAACTCATCTTTCATTTCAATGGTGAAATGGTATCTTCTCACCTTACACCAGGAATATTCCCATGGAAAATATGCAGAGACTGTAGCGAGTGAATAGTATTCACCAGGTCCTTCATTTCCAAATACATAATAGCCACCTCCATTTTTATGAAGATCACAACTATGCATGCGACGGAACTTGTTGTGTAACCAATGCTTGATGAGGAAAGAATCTATGTCCTTAATAATATCACAAAATGAAAATTTAGTGCAACCTGATTCATCTTCTATTTGTTTCAGGTCATTGATCTTATTTGCTACAACACTGAAGGTTTCATTAACGATCTCTGGATAGTATTCGTATGCATGATAATATCCTTCACCTTCGAGATTTCCAAAATCATTTACGGTAAGATTCATTGTTGAAAAAAGATGCATACTGTCGATAGGGGGATCGTTATAAATTGTTCCTTGAGGATTAATATACAGATTGAGCACAATCTCATTATCATTTCTTTCACCACTCAGTTTCCAGATCTTGCAGTTACCGGTTAGATTTCCATCATCATCCTCGTAGAGATAAAAATCTTCATAAGATGTACTATATTCAGGAAAGTCTGTTCCGCGCATACCTTTGATCAAAGTTTTGTCTTGGTAACTTTCCAGCCCAGTTAACGTAAAAGTGTACTTACCATTGAGTTTATCATCAGTAAGATATTTAGTAACTTTTTCGCAGGAGAGGATAGTTAATATTAGAGAAGTTACTATAATAAAAAGTACTATTTTCAAGGAAGAGGAATGTAAAAACTTATCTGTTAGTTTTGTGTTCATGTTATCTTACGAAATGGATTTATTATTAATCGTAATTTACTTTATTAGTTCCAATAAGATACATTATAAGAAGCTGAGAATTACACACACCGAAATCGCTTCGTCTCAAATGCCACGAGTCATGAATATGATGACCAGAATATATATAAACATTACCAACATGTGGATTGAAAGCATCGGCAATAGTTTGAATGAATATATGATGTTTTGCTTCTTCATTTCGTTTAGAATCTTGATTTACGTAAATTGAAAGATTATGAGTATGAGTGTCATAAGCGGTACTAATTGCAAATCCTCCAAATTCGTTGTAAAAATCATCCATTGCATCGAAAAGAGCTTGTAAATTATCAAATCCCAATTCAGATGTGAAATTTTCTAGTTTTTTATCCAATGCTTCCATAGTAGTTTTCAAAACTTCATAAGTAAGAGTTTCTCCCTCAAGACTTATCTCGAAATGATATGCTCTCACTTTGCACCAGGACCACTCAAATGGAAAATAAACGGTTTGAGTATAAGCTGGCAAGATACTGCCAGGTCCTTCGTGTCCGAAAATATAATATCCTCCTCCATCTTTATGGAGATAGCAATTACCGATAGGTCTGAAAATTCCATCAGTAAGACATGATATCAGAAAAGAGGATATGCTTGAGATAACATCACAAAAACAAAAACGAGTATTAATTTCTTCAAAGGAAGAGAGTTCTTCGATTTTATTCGCAGAAACAGAATAGGTCTCATTCTCGATTTCCGGATAATATTCATAAGGATAGTACATCCCATCACCTTCCAGGTTTCCGAAATCATCTATAGTTAAGTTCATTGTCGTAAATTTCTGCATATTATCAATAGATTCATCCAAATTTAAAGTTCCCTGCGGATGAATATAAAGATCCAATTCCACATCCTGACCGTCTCTAGTGCCTTGTATTTTCCAGATTTTACAATTACCGACAATATTACCTTCACCATCTTCATATAGATAAACATCATCGTAGGTTGTACTATATTCCGGATACTCGGTACCGCGTTTTCCTTTGATCATTGTGGTATCCTGATAACTATTTATTCCGGTTAATGTGAAAGCGTATTTCCCACTGATTTTGTCATCAGTAAGATATTTCGTTACTTTTTCACAGGAAAGAACGTATAGAAACGATAGAATAATCAGTATTGCTATAATTATTTTTAAGGGAATTGAATGGAAAACAAGGTTTACAAATTTAGTTTTCATGTTGTCCTCCTAGGGAATTTTAATATATAAAAAAATTTAAATAATTGTTATGATTTTGTGTCAAGAATAAAAATATTTGACAAATAAAATTCATGTTCTAAAAAAGTGACCGACGGTCGGTCGAATATAAATCAAGGAGTATAATGGCTCGAATCGTTAAGAAACATGAAGCTCGAAAGAACGAGATCCTCGACGTAGCTCAGAACC of the Candidatus Cloacimonadota bacterium genome contains:
- a CDS encoding T9SS type A sorting domain-containing protein; the encoded protein is MKKIMLFVTIVLFSTYLFAEKITLTFSIDDFSFEKQGAYDIVNPPLNNDYIFTNIPGHPQLPLKIITLSLPQNQQIGDVKIMNAESQKVNGKFTIYPVQKPKVLSDDSPVEFVQTDPLIYGKSSSYPAEIVRQTKSGFLSGFHLGSLLVSPFQYNPITKELVFIQEIEIEYELTEMKNKGIEINKRSDASQQYLNNEISKLVFNPKDVCEPEIVHKGLRDEVYEYVIITNDDFVDQFQPLADWKTQKGMRTLLVNTTYIFSNYDGVDTAEKVRNFIKDYYQNHGTIWVLLGGDTNYVPYRVAFAFDCEYSSYSDNFLPCDLYFSDLDGTWNDNGNDIWGELEDNVDMYPDVFVGRASVETTIEATAFVDKILTYEKNPPVGYQTDMMFLAQVLWNDPYTDSGVSKNFIDNAYVPDQFDSITKLYQSLGNTSHDIVVDSLNAGQHIVNHCGHAWYGSMSLGNGSLSNSTMDNLINSPAFSIWYTIGCWPAAFDYNCIAEHWINNPNGGGVAFIGNSRYGWGSPGNPLYGYSDTFDQEFFKQLFQEGIQNIGMTMGLAKSVYVPFSRNENVFRWCEYEINLLGEPEMNIWTDVPEILTVTYPDSVTIGTCDVQVSVYDGVQPMHNALVCFMQGDDVYQTGYTNLQGSVNLTITTGTILDDLLLTVTAQNFLPYQDTIKIISDQPYVLIDSYTTNNSIDGYVVPGATISVDAGFHNFGQMPADNLECILQSNSDLITFIDNTHSIAHIDPKTALFQENIFSFTVSSDIENEEVVELSYTISDNSKALWVGTLPITGAMPIFEYIYHQVDDSVNGNGNNIPEPSEQIDIELIVKNTGLSQSFDTQLSLSSNSPCVNIPYCIWDVGDVPAGQCTESTVTLMINSSCIPPEFADIELAFIDSLGFTCVDSFTLTIGETGFSDDVESGDDKWTHWGIEDLWHLTERKSVSGTYSWYCGIEDSVYYPDDVDETLESIPFTIGTSPALSFWSWNEFTNYGVDGFYVEIFNGTDWIILDFIGSGGALPVLTTKNGWLEYIYDLSNIPPGTESKIRFKFISDDEDVAEGVYVDDVIVYTDDCPIHVDFIADKFYGKEPVTVNFYDHTYTETGPITSWNWDFGDGEFSNEMNPQHVFNEDGLFAITLQVSDQFGIYSSTMKADFIHVRPDTTKTVYVNQDGTGDFTNLSEAFDALNAGDSIIVADGIYGGVLNTDLVIPNNNITICSENGYENCIIDGGDAQTAFMCGFKEGITIAGLTFSSCSHSSYGGALSTNGSVTILDCYFDECSSDLDGGAMWSVGGTSLQIENCIFENCNADNGGAVYIELLEQVALHNNEFSSCQSNDDSGGALYMNVINTLDINSCDFNQCSALTPGEGGAILTKDVYAMQIKKSHFSECESVISGGALQTEDCQDVLIDSCSFMYNESASGGAIKFEDSSVDITHCEFGFNDATIGAGCYIVGGCLVMIDNSLFYENSSTNIQSKGGALYVNDCIVAVINSTIANNSVNTQAGGISHLGTRGMSIYNTILWDNHPLNIWAVDSTKINIAFSDMTTPWTGTGNISQDPLFQNISSQNYHLNELSPCIDTGNNSFVQAETDLDAHMRIWDGSGIGEAIVDMGCYEYGSPIYDIDPQIPDQTTAFLLKSFPNPFKAQTQISFYVPQLEQCSIEIYNIKGQKVATVLDEEKAAGLHTTSWDGKNYQNREVANGIYFYVLNAGNKREVKKLILMR
- a CDS encoding ABC transporter ATP-binding protein → MIIIHDLKKVFENKKKGSVSYKEALKGISFVCKPGEIYGLLGPNGAGKTTTLRCISTLIKPTSGTITVNDYDVQKDDKRVRSIIGFLTSDMKLDGFFTPDYMMDYFGRLNKMTPEAIAERKEVLVKELHMEEFRYKKIDKLSTGMKQKTSIAISLIHNPDVIIFDEPTNGLDVITAKNVTDFLIKYAKEGKTVLISTHIMSVAEQICDKIGILIDGLIKEDGTLQEIITENKARNLEDVFFKYLEVQDV
- a CDS encoding cache domain-containing protein encodes the protein MKKQKNFIQFIRSFCILISILIFSVALYAQDAEYQYEETQQLVQLVNDAAALIEEKGEDAFTDFAVQDSKWRHDDKYIFTIDPEGMVYAHANAALVGTNVMELTDVNGKPFIKWFIREVANGDSAGWSYYLWKVPGQDEDQYDPTWKTTYVCSAVAPSGIKYIVGCGLYNMKMERAFVVDQVNEAADMIEGEGIAAFDELRDPTSEFIFNDNYVFVLDNEGTLLVHPELDGTNLYDTQDEEGKYFIREMIEVGNEKGCGWVDYFWNKPGEDKVSEKSSYIKQVEVDGETLIVGVGVYLD